Proteins from one Anastrepha obliqua isolate idAnaObli1 chromosome 2, idAnaObli1_1.0, whole genome shotgun sequence genomic window:
- the LOC129237749 gene encoding arginine/serine-rich coiled-coil protein 2 isoform X4 → MNDSQKQKASYGSVNRSTSSAYYSRDNKRDNRDTRRDSRDIARDHREEREPRDTRYTKEHNRHEYKGERPRTRDYPNEHKRERDNYDNRRPPREDDRYRTSSSYKNSRYSGSGRDERARHDSSSSIATSSSFRPHNHNRSFDHRHSEHFDRSSERSSGRHRRRSNSRSPSPSSAQRHCHSKRSTHDEKSYSRHRTRSRSATPTRDSREREREEVALKQARLSALEMERKIQPDRRSSQDKDMQTSQGITRSTEALLSLPLSDTAPKQPNVIAVAPVSTSINNGCEPAVIQLPSYYNPNVINPNKYAEQVQKRKLLWGAKKSEDTAAKWGSAQFSQDTDGKVASKFMRLMGIKGSAPAKGEGQEAEPKAIPTAAPDVKTREVMFTNMEQQYEVARQATHTMRGVGLGFSSQARPF, encoded by the exons ATGAAC GATTCCCAAAAGCAGAAGGCTTCCTATGGTAGTGTCAATAGATCTACATCATCTGCATATTACAGTCGCGACAACAAGCGTGATAATCGTGATACTAGGCGAGATAGTCGCGACATAGCGCGCGACCATCGAGAAGAGAGAGAGCCAAGAGACACTCGTTATACAAAAGAACACAACCGACACGAATACAAG GGCGAACGCCCACGTACAAGAGATTATCCAAATGAACATAAGCGAGAACGGGACAACTATGATAACCGACGACCTCCTCGCGAAGATGATCGCTATCGCACCTCTTCTTCATACAAAAATAGTCGCTATAGTGGCAGTGGACGTGATGAACGTGCACGTCATGattcctcctcttcaattgctACCTCTTCCTCTTTTCGTCCACATAATCATAATCGTTCATTTGATCATCGCCATTCAGAACATTTTGATCGCTCATCTGAACGTTCTAGTGGTCGTCATCGTCGTCGCAGTAATTCCCGCTCCCCATCACCGTCTTCAGCGCAACGTCATTGCCATAGCAAGCGATCAACGCATGATGAAAAATCGTATTCGCGTCATCGCACACGATCACGTTCCGCTACGCCAACTCGTGACTCGCGTGAGCGCGAACGCGAAGAAGTAGCTCTAAAGCAAGCACGTCTGTCAGCTCTCGAAATGGAACGCAAGATACAACCTGATAGGCGATCATCCCAAGATAAGGATATGCAAACTTCACAAGGCATCACACGTAGCACCGAAGCATTACTATCGCTGCCTCTCAGTGACACTGCGCCAAAACAGCCAAATGTGATTGCCGTGGCTCCAGTATCCACGTCGATAAATAATGGATGTGAACCAGCAGTAATTCAACTACCTAGTTACTATAATCCGAATGTTATAAATCCAAATAAATACGCCGAGCAAGTGCAAAAACGCAAGCTGCTTTGGGGAGCTAAAAAGTCTGAGGACACTGCGGCAAAATGGGGCAGCGCACAATTTTCACAAGATACCGACGGTAAAGTGGCATCGAAATTTATGCGTTTGATGGGTATTAAAGGCAGTGCTCCCGCAAAGGGCGAAGGACAGGAAGCTGAACCAAAAGCTATACCGACAGCGGCACCTGACGTAAAAACGCGGGAGGTAATGTTCACAAATATGGAACAGCAATATGAAGTGGCACGTCAGGCTACTCATACCATGCGTGGCGTTGGGCTAGGTTTCAGTTCACAAGCTCGACCGTTTTGA
- the LOC129237749 gene encoding arginine/serine-rich coiled-coil protein 2 isoform X2: MLGEGSSGGVRRVTPTARNINYRDEDSQKQKASYGSVNRSTSSAYYSRDNKRDNRDTRRDSRDIARDHREEREPRDTRYTKEHNRHEYKGERPRTRDYPNEHKRERDNYDNRRPPREDDRYRTSSSYKNSRYSGSGRDERARHDSSSSIATSSSFRPHNHNRSFDHRHSEHFDRSSERSSGRHRRRSNSRSPSPSSAQRHCHSKRSTHDEKSYSRHRTRSRSATPTRDSREREREEVALKQARLSALEMERKIQPDRRSSQDKDMQTSQGITRSTEALLSLPLSDTAPKQPNVIAVAPVSTSINNGCEPAVIQLPSYYNPNVINPNKYAEQVQKRKLLWGAKKSEDTAAKWGSAQFSQDTDGKVASKFMRLMGIKGSAPAKGEGQEAEPKAIPTAAPDVKTREVMFTNMEQQYEVARQATHTMRGVGLGFSSQARPF; this comes from the exons ATGTTAGGTGAAGGCAGTAGTGGTGGGGTTAGACGAGTTACACCTACTGCCCGCAACATCAACTACAGGGATGag GATTCCCAAAAGCAGAAGGCTTCCTATGGTAGTGTCAATAGATCTACATCATCTGCATATTACAGTCGCGACAACAAGCGTGATAATCGTGATACTAGGCGAGATAGTCGCGACATAGCGCGCGACCATCGAGAAGAGAGAGAGCCAAGAGACACTCGTTATACAAAAGAACACAACCGACACGAATACAAG GGCGAACGCCCACGTACAAGAGATTATCCAAATGAACATAAGCGAGAACGGGACAACTATGATAACCGACGACCTCCTCGCGAAGATGATCGCTATCGCACCTCTTCTTCATACAAAAATAGTCGCTATAGTGGCAGTGGACGTGATGAACGTGCACGTCATGattcctcctcttcaattgctACCTCTTCCTCTTTTCGTCCACATAATCATAATCGTTCATTTGATCATCGCCATTCAGAACATTTTGATCGCTCATCTGAACGTTCTAGTGGTCGTCATCGTCGTCGCAGTAATTCCCGCTCCCCATCACCGTCTTCAGCGCAACGTCATTGCCATAGCAAGCGATCAACGCATGATGAAAAATCGTATTCGCGTCATCGCACACGATCACGTTCCGCTACGCCAACTCGTGACTCGCGTGAGCGCGAACGCGAAGAAGTAGCTCTAAAGCAAGCACGTCTGTCAGCTCTCGAAATGGAACGCAAGATACAACCTGATAGGCGATCATCCCAAGATAAGGATATGCAAACTTCACAAGGCATCACACGTAGCACCGAAGCATTACTATCGCTGCCTCTCAGTGACACTGCGCCAAAACAGCCAAATGTGATTGCCGTGGCTCCAGTATCCACGTCGATAAATAATGGATGTGAACCAGCAGTAATTCAACTACCTAGTTACTATAATCCGAATGTTATAAATCCAAATAAATACGCCGAGCAAGTGCAAAAACGCAAGCTGCTTTGGGGAGCTAAAAAGTCTGAGGACACTGCGGCAAAATGGGGCAGCGCACAATTTTCACAAGATACCGACGGTAAAGTGGCATCGAAATTTATGCGTTTGATGGGTATTAAAGGCAGTGCTCCCGCAAAGGGCGAAGGACAGGAAGCTGAACCAAAAGCTATACCGACAGCGGCACCTGACGTAAAAACGCGGGAGGTAATGTTCACAAATATGGAACAGCAATATGAAGTGGCACGTCAGGCTACTCATACCATGCGTGGCGTTGGGCTAGGTTTCAGTTCACAAGCTCGACCGTTTTGA
- the LOC129237749 gene encoding arginine/serine-rich coiled-coil protein 2 isoform X3, with translation MNCFVLTFLFQDSQKQKASYGSVNRSTSSAYYSRDNKRDNRDTRRDSRDIARDHREEREPRDTRYTKEHNRHEYKGERPRTRDYPNEHKRERDNYDNRRPPREDDRYRTSSSYKNSRYSGSGRDERARHDSSSSIATSSSFRPHNHNRSFDHRHSEHFDRSSERSSGRHRRRSNSRSPSPSSAQRHCHSKRSTHDEKSYSRHRTRSRSATPTRDSREREREEVALKQARLSALEMERKIQPDRRSSQDKDMQTSQGITRSTEALLSLPLSDTAPKQPNVIAVAPVSTSINNGCEPAVIQLPSYYNPNVINPNKYAEQVQKRKLLWGAKKSEDTAAKWGSAQFSQDTDGKVASKFMRLMGIKGSAPAKGEGQEAEPKAIPTAAPDVKTREVMFTNMEQQYEVARQATHTMRGVGLGFSSQARPF, from the exons ATGAAC TGTTTTGTACTAACTTTTCTCTTTCAGGATTCCCAAAAGCAGAAGGCTTCCTATGGTAGTGTCAATAGATCTACATCATCTGCATATTACAGTCGCGACAACAAGCGTGATAATCGTGATACTAGGCGAGATAGTCGCGACATAGCGCGCGACCATCGAGAAGAGAGAGAGCCAAGAGACACTCGTTATACAAAAGAACACAACCGACACGAATACAAG GGCGAACGCCCACGTACAAGAGATTATCCAAATGAACATAAGCGAGAACGGGACAACTATGATAACCGACGACCTCCTCGCGAAGATGATCGCTATCGCACCTCTTCTTCATACAAAAATAGTCGCTATAGTGGCAGTGGACGTGATGAACGTGCACGTCATGattcctcctcttcaattgctACCTCTTCCTCTTTTCGTCCACATAATCATAATCGTTCATTTGATCATCGCCATTCAGAACATTTTGATCGCTCATCTGAACGTTCTAGTGGTCGTCATCGTCGTCGCAGTAATTCCCGCTCCCCATCACCGTCTTCAGCGCAACGTCATTGCCATAGCAAGCGATCAACGCATGATGAAAAATCGTATTCGCGTCATCGCACACGATCACGTTCCGCTACGCCAACTCGTGACTCGCGTGAGCGCGAACGCGAAGAAGTAGCTCTAAAGCAAGCACGTCTGTCAGCTCTCGAAATGGAACGCAAGATACAACCTGATAGGCGATCATCCCAAGATAAGGATATGCAAACTTCACAAGGCATCACACGTAGCACCGAAGCATTACTATCGCTGCCTCTCAGTGACACTGCGCCAAAACAGCCAAATGTGATTGCCGTGGCTCCAGTATCCACGTCGATAAATAATGGATGTGAACCAGCAGTAATTCAACTACCTAGTTACTATAATCCGAATGTTATAAATCCAAATAAATACGCCGAGCAAGTGCAAAAACGCAAGCTGCTTTGGGGAGCTAAAAAGTCTGAGGACACTGCGGCAAAATGGGGCAGCGCACAATTTTCACAAGATACCGACGGTAAAGTGGCATCGAAATTTATGCGTTTGATGGGTATTAAAGGCAGTGCTCCCGCAAAGGGCGAAGGACAGGAAGCTGAACCAAAAGCTATACCGACAGCGGCACCTGACGTAAAAACGCGGGAGGTAATGTTCACAAATATGGAACAGCAATATGAAGTGGCACGTCAGGCTACTCATACCATGCGTGGCGTTGGGCTAGGTTTCAGTTCACAAGCTCGACCGTTTTGA
- the LOC129237749 gene encoding arginine/serine-rich coiled-coil protein 2 isoform X1, producing MEGLVNYSSEDEQEESMDHTTAERGSGGRSPGRLRRSYGKETTMLGEGSSGGVRRVTPTARNINYRDEDSQKQKASYGSVNRSTSSAYYSRDNKRDNRDTRRDSRDIARDHREEREPRDTRYTKEHNRHEYKGERPRTRDYPNEHKRERDNYDNRRPPREDDRYRTSSSYKNSRYSGSGRDERARHDSSSSIATSSSFRPHNHNRSFDHRHSEHFDRSSERSSGRHRRRSNSRSPSPSSAQRHCHSKRSTHDEKSYSRHRTRSRSATPTRDSREREREEVALKQARLSALEMERKIQPDRRSSQDKDMQTSQGITRSTEALLSLPLSDTAPKQPNVIAVAPVSTSINNGCEPAVIQLPSYYNPNVINPNKYAEQVQKRKLLWGAKKSEDTAAKWGSAQFSQDTDGKVASKFMRLMGIKGSAPAKGEGQEAEPKAIPTAAPDVKTREVMFTNMEQQYEVARQATHTMRGVGLGFSSQARPF from the exons atGGAAGGACTGGTTAATTACAGTAGCGAAGACGAACAAGAGGAGAGCATGGATCATACCACA GCTGAACGTGGAAGCGGCGGTCGCAGTCCTGGTCGACTAAGGCGTTCCTATGGCAAGGAAACAACCATGTTAGGTGAAGGCAGTAGTGGTGGGGTTAGACGAGTTACACCTACTGCCCGCAACATCAACTACAGGGATGag GATTCCCAAAAGCAGAAGGCTTCCTATGGTAGTGTCAATAGATCTACATCATCTGCATATTACAGTCGCGACAACAAGCGTGATAATCGTGATACTAGGCGAGATAGTCGCGACATAGCGCGCGACCATCGAGAAGAGAGAGAGCCAAGAGACACTCGTTATACAAAAGAACACAACCGACACGAATACAAG GGCGAACGCCCACGTACAAGAGATTATCCAAATGAACATAAGCGAGAACGGGACAACTATGATAACCGACGACCTCCTCGCGAAGATGATCGCTATCGCACCTCTTCTTCATACAAAAATAGTCGCTATAGTGGCAGTGGACGTGATGAACGTGCACGTCATGattcctcctcttcaattgctACCTCTTCCTCTTTTCGTCCACATAATCATAATCGTTCATTTGATCATCGCCATTCAGAACATTTTGATCGCTCATCTGAACGTTCTAGTGGTCGTCATCGTCGTCGCAGTAATTCCCGCTCCCCATCACCGTCTTCAGCGCAACGTCATTGCCATAGCAAGCGATCAACGCATGATGAAAAATCGTATTCGCGTCATCGCACACGATCACGTTCCGCTACGCCAACTCGTGACTCGCGTGAGCGCGAACGCGAAGAAGTAGCTCTAAAGCAAGCACGTCTGTCAGCTCTCGAAATGGAACGCAAGATACAACCTGATAGGCGATCATCCCAAGATAAGGATATGCAAACTTCACAAGGCATCACACGTAGCACCGAAGCATTACTATCGCTGCCTCTCAGTGACACTGCGCCAAAACAGCCAAATGTGATTGCCGTGGCTCCAGTATCCACGTCGATAAATAATGGATGTGAACCAGCAGTAATTCAACTACCTAGTTACTATAATCCGAATGTTATAAATCCAAATAAATACGCCGAGCAAGTGCAAAAACGCAAGCTGCTTTGGGGAGCTAAAAAGTCTGAGGACACTGCGGCAAAATGGGGCAGCGCACAATTTTCACAAGATACCGACGGTAAAGTGGCATCGAAATTTATGCGTTTGATGGGTATTAAAGGCAGTGCTCCCGCAAAGGGCGAAGGACAGGAAGCTGAACCAAAAGCTATACCGACAGCGGCACCTGACGTAAAAACGCGGGAGGTAATGTTCACAAATATGGAACAGCAATATGAAGTGGCACGTCAGGCTACTCATACCATGCGTGGCGTTGGGCTAGGTTTCAGTTCACAAGCTCGACCGTTTTGA